GATCGTTGCAGTTAATCAGCAAATATATATGGGTGCTGGCAAAGTGCAAGCTCATATAGTACGGTCAACTGCCAGCAGCGGTTGCCAAATGATTGGAGTGCGGGATTTTTTTTCTCTGGTGCCGAAACGACCGTGCTGCTCGATTTGTGTGCCAGCCATTTTAATGAATGGAACTTGCTTTTTTTTTGCTACTTGTGTGATCTACCAGGCTGCTCGGTGTCCAGTTTCTGTTTTCACCTGCAGAACAAAAAGGCCGCTTTTGGGCCATTAGATCCTTGTTGCTCCAAGTAGACCATTTAGGGTCCAATTGGCCCAAAAAACGAACAGCCCAATGACAAAGAGGAGCAATGCTGTAGGGATGCAATatgtgatttttttaattttttttgcaatGAAATATGTGAATGTTTGATATGGAGAGAACAAAAACTAGACGGGTGCACGACTGCTGGGAAAAGCGAGAATGCAGAGGAAAGGTGTTGAGGTTTGTCACCACTCCATGCACTCGTTGCTCTATAGGACGCGCGGGTATTTGGCTAGTTTCCACCGGCGGGATCGAAAAGACTcctctcaaaaaagaaaagaaaaacataaaGAAAGCCGGTTAGTACTACTTCTACTACAGGTCGGTATCAGTTTTTTTTCTCATGCAGAAGAAACATGGCACTTTGGGGCGAAATACCCCTTGGAACATGGCGGTAGGTGCACCTGACACCTAAATTACTATTTAAAAAATTCCGAAAAAAATCAGAACTTTCCGAAACTTTTTGGGAACAAACTTGAGTTATCATTACAGTCATACAAAATTTTTTATCAACGAAATCTTCTCCAACGAAATTCTCGCAAAAAAAAACAAGACTTATAGTGTGAATAGTAGCTCTTATGTAGTGACGAATTTGTTTTTTTCTGCCCATAACAACATGAAAGGCATTTCTTCGCAAAAGATTTTATACGAGTGCAACAATAAATTactatgtcttctaggcatagtcggtcccataggtatgaaacccatttgagcgagaatagtactaggatgggtgacctcctaggaagtcctcgtgaaagggtttcatatctaagggttgtgataggcttggcgagccaacgtaaaaactagccagtcttttgggtatgaaacccatttgggcgagagtagtactaggatgggtgacctcctgggaagtcctcgtgaaagggtttcatatctagcctaccccaacttgtttgggataaaaggtTTCGTAATACTAATACTAACAATAAATTACtatgttctttgtactaccttgacagttgatgaatagatcaggACAATAAATCTTAAGTTCATAACCAGCTTCAAATGATTTTTtgtataaaaaataaaaattgataCCATGAATACTTTTTTTCTGCTAATATAACAGaaaaagatgaacattttagaggtgccttgaaaaaaattgaaaacaacatTTTTTTAGTGGACATTTGTTGTTATATATAGAATGAGTTTCTAACCAAGAGTGAACCAAAATATTGTGAAGCTTATATAAGCAAATGAAAACATAAAACATAATTTAAGCACAGGAAGAAGTATGCTTAAATTTAATAGGCAGATGTGAGGCTCTAACCTAGACAGACCAGTGCACCAACTTATGCTGCTAGCTGGTAAGACTCCAGACCATTCGCAAGTAAATGAAAATGTGTGCCTCACCGATGGGGATTTGCGGGTGAAGTCGGAGTCGCTGGCTCGCGGAGGAAAGATGACGATGACGCCTGTAGCCCGCCTAGGTGGTGCTCCTCTCTCGGAGGCGTGTGTGAGTCTTTTGTAGGTAGCCAGGTTGGCCAGTGTGCCCCTTCGTGGGATGTAGCGATTTTTGCTTGGTTTTCCATAATTAACTGGGCAACTCTCTGTTTCTTTTTTAATGAGATGTGGCAAAGCTTTTGCcgccgtttcaaaaaaaaaaagaaaacagaaaaaaaacaggaATAAAAACCATTGCTAAAGAAAACAATATGTAATAACATCAAggcaagaaagagaaaataaaaggaaaCCACTGCTAGGgagaaagaaataataaaataAGCGAAATGAAGAGGGAATAAATTAATAAGAAAATAATAAACGAAGAAAAAAGAAGTCGAGCCAGTATTTATTTAAAAAAGCTACTTTCTTTAGGGGAATTTAAAAAAACTCCTGCTAGCAACTTTTTTTTTAGCAAAACTACTTTTTTCGAGGAACTTTAGCAAAAGTAACTACTGCTAACAACTACGAAGAGAGAACGTCACGTAAAGTCCGGCCCAGTAGGTGCATCTGTAGGCGGCGTTTGCGAGAAAAACACTGGTGTCGGCCCGGTCCAGCAAGATCTACCGGTCTCACTTTTGTAGGAGGACGATCGACTTCTGAAAAAACTTTTGAAGGAGGACGATCGACTCGATATATCCAGATTGATCCATACGGACTGCGCAGCAATTCAGATCAAAAAAGAACCTAGCGTGATGGCCAAGGCCAAGGCGCCGCAGCCGCCATGGGTGGTCCAGTTCAACGGCACGAGCAAACCCGTCCTCGTCGCGCCCTTCGACGGATGCCGCCGCTGCGACGAGACGCCGGTCATGCCGGCGCTCGAAGGGAAACGATGCCTCGGCCTCGACGGAGACTGGTCGCTCATGCTCGACGAGGTCACCAACGGGTGCTCCCTCGTCAACTTCGCTAATACCTCGCCGTCGACGCCCACGATAGTCGCTCTCCCGCCTTTGCCGGAGGACGTGCCCGCTTTATACTTATGGTTCGGCTGCGCGCTCTCCGCGCAAACCCCGCCCGATTGCACCGTTTTTTTGGATTTCGTCAGGGACAAGTCCCTTCTCTACTGCCGCCCTGGTGATCCCGAGTGGTCCCGCCTCCCTGTGGAGCTCGCCGAGGTGAACGACAATTTCGACGGCCCCATAACCGCTGGCTACGAGGGGAAGGTGTATGCGACAACCATGGCGTCCCTGGTGGCCATCGACGCATCCGCCCCGATACCATCAGTCATAAGGACGGACATGAGACCCCCGCCACGGTGCCCCGTGCACGCCGGTTACAAGTGCTACCCGGTGCCGTGTCCTGGCGGCGAGCTCTTTTTGGTGCGGTGCTGCATCTTTGGCGACCCGGACGTGGTGGATCTCAAGGTTTTCCTATGGAATCAGGAGGATAATGCGTGGGGAACAGTCCAAACCATCGGGGATAGAACATTTTTTGTGGGCAGGTGCACTTTCGCTGTTGGGGCGGTTGAAGCAGGAACCCAACCCAACTGCATCCATGTGCTACGTAAAGTTTGCGATGAATTTGTTATCTACACCGTGTCTCTGGATGATATGACCATCGGGCTCCATATAGTTGAGGGATGtgattgtgatgatgatgatgaggaccaTGTATTCTGGACTCTTCCCACGAGGTAAGTGTAATTTCACCTCATCGATTTGAAAGTATTTATGTGCTTGTTCAATGTGATGACTTAGAGATGTTTTAACGTTTCCATATACGTATCTATTTGCAGCTTCGGATTGAAAGTTGTACAAGCCATCGATACTATTGACGATGTCTCCGATGAGGTATCTATGTACATATATTATATTATTGTTAACAAATTCGACTACCTTACTGCAAATTAGCATTGTTAAAGAAAGAAGGGGAGTTTATAGCAAATCAACACTGATGTAACCAGGTGATACAAAGAACAATTGAACATTGTTTGGGAGAGCAAGAAAAGGAGGACATGATGATGCTTAACACGACCTCTCGAGAGGAGAGACAGTGGTGTGACCTCCATACCGACTTGTTGCGGCTACTAGTATCCAAGATTTCATTCATCGATTTCCTACATCTGAAAGCTGTCTGCAAGCGGTGGAACTCCATTGAAAGCCCGATACACCATGCAAAAGGGTTGCCATTGCTCATGACACCCCGCCTAGCAGGAAGGACAAAAGATGATATTCTCGAGGTCTTCGATCCGATGAGCGAGAAGAAGTACAACATCAGGGTAAACATCCCTACTTCATGTCTCCAATCACAAGGTTCGCAGTTACTGCATTTCACAAAGAATGGCTGGGTCGTCGTGTCAAGAGGGGGTGACCAAATGTACTTCCTAGTGAATCCGTTCAAGAATTACCCAGATGGCGGCCATGTGATTGCTCTTCCAGTACTAGATATCATTGGCCTCAAAGGATTATCGTTCTCTTCCATGCCGGGTTCTCCGGACTTTGTGGTCCTCGCCGTGGGAGCCACGCCAGACTACAAAGTTGTCTTTATTCAAACATGGCGAATAGGAGACAAAGAGTGGAAGGAAGAAATCTTACGAAATGTTGATGTGCCGTTCTTCATGGCATCTCATAGCCCCGTCTTCCTTGACGACATCGTTTATTTCCTAGACATGAATGGCAGGCTCGGAGTCGTGGACTTGAACGTGGAAAAGATGGAGTGGAAGGTCCTTGACAAGCCAGATCAACCGATACGTGGAAGTGACTATGTGTATACAATTGAGGAGTTGAACTATAGCTATCTAGCGGAGTGGAAAGGTGACCTAGTCGCCATTATCCGAGAAAACGGCAATTTTGGGTTCATCAGAGTACTTAAGCTTGATTGGTCTAGGATGGTTTGGATGGATTTGGAAGAGTTGGAGGATGCTGCCGTGTTTCGGGATAGAAGCAATGCTCTAATTGCAAGGCCAGCTTGCGGAAGAGATTTATGCAACAAGGTGTACTTTCCGAGCTGTACTAAGACTGACGATGGTGGGCAGGCCTACTACTGCTTAAAAGAGCAAGATTACTACCCTTTCTTTTGTGCCAATGAGCCGATGAATGCCATATGGTTCGAGCCAAACTTGAAGGACGTACTTTAGGTGCCCCGATTAGACCATGAATCCCATATGCTGAAGagttctccttttttttctttttttttgaggggtgctGAAGAGTTCTCCTTTGTTATCTGCAACAAAAAGGGGGAACAAAACTTTTGAGCATTGTCCATATTTTTATGTGATGTAAATTTTTAAACTAGGCTATCACCTATTTCCGTTAATCTAGATCAACAGTGCATTTTTTATTTTATACTTTCTGGTGGTTCAATACCAATGGTGTCAAACATATAATTTATCCTTATGCACATGGCATTGTCGTCTTCTTTTTGCGGGTTGTATTTATTTATAGTGGGGTGAACTGTGTAGTCTATCTCACGCACCACCTCCCTCCCTCCCATTGTCCTTTGTTCCTTTCCCACTACTTTGGCTCACTGATGTCTGTAAGATCAGAATGTTTGATTAGTTTCAAGCGCTTACCATTCTTTTGGGATTGTTTAAAGTTCCAAAGATAAAACATTCCTATTAGGAACATTTAATGCTACATTTTTTGTCTGATGTTTCTATTGAGATATTCTTGCTAGCTATTAATTACAGCATTGGAAAACAACTCTGGTCCAAAATCCAGATCATACTTCTTATTTTGAAACAACTAATTGTTAAGATTTAAGAATAGATAAAGTGGCTTCGTGTTTATCCAGACCATGTATCTATTAAGAAAACTTCAAGAATGTTAAATCTAACTACTGGCTGAAAAAACTTAGTCAATATTTCCCTGTAGAAAATAAATGCAGGAAATTAGGTGTATATGTAGCATGTTCTTTCATTTGTCTACACTGTTAGGACTTGAGTACTCAATGATTTCAAGCAGTAGGGCATCTACTCCAAAATATGGTAATTAAGATTGTTAACCTGCTCAAAAAATTTAACCTGCAATGTACTTGATGGATATGAGCAAACACTTCACTGCATTCAGCTGTTGCATACCCACCTCTAGTCATCCCTGATGCTAACACAAACAACAACTTTCTCCCCAAGGCGTCTATCTGGAACACCAAAAACTACAAATTTAGCTACCTCTGAGTGTTGTGAAAGCATTAATTCTACCTGCAAAGATTTGGGACGTTATAGTTACACATTGTTTAGAGATGAAGAAACTAATACCTGCTTCCGAGTAAATGGCAAACGCCCAATAATTTGATTAAAACGATTCAGAACCTTCATTTTCAATTAAAAGTATATTATGTATGCAGTCCACAACAGAGTCAAAAACTGAACCAATAACATTTGTAAGAGTCAGCAAAATGGGAATCACCTGAACAAAAATCTAGGATCATGCACAACTAAATTACCAGAATAGTGCATGGTGGTAATGCGACAGCGGCGTCATACTCCAAACATGCAGATGATCGTGTCCATCAAGGTGCTGAGAAGCCATGTCTTTGTTGTTCAGCTGGTCCATGTCGGCCTGGTGGTACCTTCACACAGGAAAAGAAATCACTTAAACTCTGGACCGATCCAACACTCATGTTCTGAATAATTATAAACACATACCCAATTTTCTCAATTTCCCAGGTACCAAGTTTTAACCTCTGCAGTTATACATCCCTCGTCCTCTACATTAGTGTCATTACTTCAGTGACGCCATCGGAGCTAGCGGCATTGTCAATCCACTTTTCTACAATACAAAAAATAGATCTAAGCAACTCGATGAGCTCAGTTCAAAACATTTTGTAACAGCAGTAGGTTAAGTTAATCATGCTCTATACAAACAAAAGTGTGACATAGCTGTCCAGAAACATACTACAGAAGTTTTACTTTCTGAAGATTGAAAACCCATTGACAGCTCCAAAGCACGCATAAACACAATATGCATATATGCAGGGATCTCAAGTGACAACTGCTTGATCCCCCAATTCACTTAGCTACACTTTTGGGCACCGTAATGCAGATCATTAGTACTGTGCACATTttgcaagcatgtcatgtgtgcaggGGTGATCAGCACGGTGTTTATCAACACCATGTGCAACCAACGTTGTGAAGGGATTTTGCTTGCAATTTGAATTGTTTTTCAAGCTTCAGCAAAAATGGCGTCGGGGCAAGTCTAGAACTGGCCGATTTGGATCAAACTGCCAGTTCCGCATCTGCCGCAGCCACGAATCGTGAAGGTCGAGCCCTTGAGGTGACTTTACACTCGAATCCGACTGTCCCATACTCCCATTCCCATGGCATTTGCCGTTCGAGCCCAGCGGGTGGGACGACTCTGATCCGccaccgcagcagcagcagcagcaggcggacGAGAACCGCTGATGTCGTGGCCCGACATGGCACAGGAGGACGAGCTTGCCGCAGCTGCGGTGAAGGAGGATGCAGCTGCCGTGGAAAATATGGGGAGGAGGATGCAAGGACCTTAGCCTGACGAAACTGAAGAAATCATCATATTTACGCTGCATCTATTTTCGTTATTGTCGTCCACCGTTGTCGTCCGATCTGCATGAGGGTTCTTGACGCTTCATACAATTTCACTCAGAGCCGCAGATCTTCCATCCAATGGCCGGCGACAGCGCAGATGTCACTATTTACTTTTCCGGCAAGAGCACATGCTATCAGTGTTTTATGTCACTTTTCTTAGTCTTTTGTAAGGCTATTAATGCCACCATTTGGGATCGGAAGCATCATAACTTGTAATAGGGGTAAACCCCATGCGGCTGTATTCCAGCCAGTGACAAATACGGCCTCCTCAATTGGCATATTTTCTGTTCTTGCATCTTGTTTCTGAATTTCATCTGACAACTCTAGTTAGAACCTGTCAATTCGTATTAGTAGCCAGCGATTCTCAAAGGCAATTGGACCGGTGTCAAGCGGAGTTGGCACAGCCGTAAAATCCTCCTCCTTGAGCACAGGTCCCGGCGGCGGTGATCGACAACTGGTGGCGTGGAGGTGGCGGTAAATTGCTTGGGTGCGGGAAAGGTTTTGGGAGTGGTTTCTGAAGGTTCCTACTTCAAATTTAGAACCCAACCAACCAACCCTCATTCTGCACCATCCCGCGGTGGGCGGCACAGGCGGCAGTGTCGGCGAAGGTATATCTTCGGGGCATGTAGGCTGATTCTCGGCAATGGTGGTAAAATCCCTCCCATCTCGCTCATGGCTTAGATCTCGGTAGTAACGTGAGCTACACCCCGTAGCTCGTCAGATTTCCTGTTGTTACTATGACGAACGTCACAGAATCTGAGGTTGCTAGAGATCTAGAACTCAAATCCCTGCGATTGAACATCAAAACACTATAACTGAATAGAGAGGAAGACAAAGAGGAGTTCCATGATTTTGAAAGACATGCAACAACAATTTCACTTGCATCAAGAAGAACCTTGATAGAATACAAAAGAATTTCATAAACTTTTTGATGTACATGTGcatgatgccgttgaagatctagTAGGTGCATCTGGACAAGCCAGTGTTGCCTCCAAGGCAAATCCTACTGAAACACCTCCAAGGCAGTCAAAAACAGTTACATGCCACTCCAAGAACTGTTAATAAGCCACAACCAGTAACTGCAGGTTCTGTTGTTTTACCACTTCGAAACGAACGTTTGTTTGTGACGAGCCACTTTTGTAACGTAAAACTGATTTTCGTCTCACCCATTCCATCACAGAAGCGTCGTCGCAAATTTTTTAATCCTTATTGTATCTTAGGTGACGGTTTCTGATTTGTCACGGAACTCCAATTTCGTTGACATCCAGAACTGTCATTTTTGATCAGTCGAATTGTCACCTAATTATTTTCGGTGACGATAGTCTGTCACTAACAACCGATGTGTCAAATATGACCGGTCGACGATTCTAACATATGGGCCCAGTTAGAGGCGGACGACGATTTTTTTTAAGGTGGGGCGAACTCTTAAGGATTGTTCTTTATGCAAAACCATAATACTCCGTGAAGGACACTTTCACAAGTGCTTGGGTTTGACCTAGTGTCGACAccaagtactcccttcgtcccaaaataattGTCTTAATTTCGTACTAACTtaagtacaaatttgtactaattTTGGGATGAAGGGAGTACTTCATAATATCTTGTTAAATCTGCAATTCATATTTCAAATTGTCACTAGAATTACTACAATTGCATATTACAAGTTGTTAAAAATTGTCACTAAAATTCAGAGAAATTTACCTCTCCCCTTTCCCTTCCTCTTCATATTCTGTTGGTGACGAAGATGCCGCACGG
The window above is part of the Triticum aestivum cultivar Chinese Spring chromosome 2A, IWGSC CS RefSeq v2.1, whole genome shotgun sequence genome. Proteins encoded here:
- the LOC123184675 gene encoding uncharacterized protein; this translates as MAKAKAPQPPWVVQFNGTSKPVLVAPFDGCRRCDETPVMPALEGKRCLGLDGDWSLMLDEVTNGCSLVNFANTSPSTPTIVALPPLPEDVPALYLWFGCALSAQTPPDCTVFLDFVRDKSLLYCRPGDPEWSRLPVELAEVNDNFDGPITAGYEGKVYATTMASLVAIDASAPIPSVIRTDMRPPPRCPVHAGYKCYPVPCPGGELFLVRCCIFGDPDVVDLKVFLWNQEDNAWGTVQTIGDRTFFVGRCTFAVGAVEAGTQPNCIHVLRKVCDEFVIYTVSLDDMTIGLHIVEGCDCDDDDEDHVFWTLPTSFGLKVVQAIDTIDDVSDEVIQRTIEHCLGEQEKEDMMMLNTTSREERQWCDLHTDLLRLLVSKISFIDFLHLKAVCKRWNSIESPIHHAKGLPLLMTPRLAGRTKDDILEVFDPMSEKKYNIRVNIPTSCLQSQGSQLLHFTKNGWVVVSRGGDQMYFLVNPFKNYPDGGHVIALPVLDIIGLKGLSFSSMPGSPDFVVLAVGATPDYKVVFIQTWRIGDKEWKEEILRNVDVPFFMASHSPVFLDDIVYFLDMNGRLGVVDLNVEKMEWKVLDKPDQPIRGSDYVYTIEELNYSYLAEWKGDLVAIIRENGNFGFIRVLKLDWSRMVWMDLEELEDAAVFRDRSNALIARPACGRDLCNKVYFPSCTKTDDGGQAYYCLKEQDYYPFFCANEPMNAIWFEPNLKDVL